The following coding sequences are from one Granulicella aggregans window:
- a CDS encoding phytoene/squalene synthase family protein, with the protein MEPPTLEIAAAYAVCEAIAKREAKNFYYSFRVLPRAKRDAMCAIYAFMRRADDLSDDETFSIEVRRVMMDEWIAAWRRSTLEDTDPVFVAVRDTQARFGISDDLLEQLVQGTTMDLYPDETDDGQISGYADFDALYRYCYLVASVVGLVCIRIFGYSDARAEKFAEETGIAFQLTNILRDVKEDAERGRSYLPLDLMAGYGLTFDRLQVLSSGELPVENDRQMLRALGEKAEVYYGSAQQLLPLIDRDSRAALWVLVTIYRRLLERIIAADYDVFSERASVPTAQKLTILAQGVLLSFRNRIFG; encoded by the coding sequence ATGGAGCCGCCTACTTTGGAGATCGCCGCGGCCTACGCGGTCTGCGAGGCTATCGCGAAGCGCGAGGCGAAGAACTTCTACTACTCCTTCCGCGTTTTGCCGCGAGCCAAGCGCGACGCCATGTGCGCGATCTACGCCTTCATGCGCCGGGCCGATGACCTCTCCGACGACGAGACCTTCTCCATCGAAGTTCGTCGCGTGATGATGGACGAGTGGATCGCTGCATGGAGGCGATCCACGCTCGAAGACACAGACCCGGTCTTCGTCGCGGTGCGTGACACACAGGCCCGCTTCGGCATCTCGGACGATCTGCTCGAGCAGCTTGTGCAGGGCACGACGATGGACCTCTACCCGGACGAGACAGATGACGGCCAAATAAGCGGCTATGCCGACTTCGACGCACTCTATCGCTATTGTTATCTCGTCGCATCGGTGGTTGGCCTCGTGTGCATTCGGATCTTTGGTTACTCAGACGCGCGCGCCGAGAAGTTTGCCGAAGAGACCGGCATAGCCTTCCAGTTGACGAACATTCTTCGCGATGTGAAGGAAGACGCCGAACGCGGGCGCTCCTATCTCCCGCTCGACCTCATGGCGGGATATGGGCTCACCTTCGACCGGTTGCAAGTACTCTCCTCGGGAGAACTGCCGGTTGAGAATGATCGCCAGATGCTGCGCGCTCTTGGCGAAAAAGCTGAGGTCTACTACGGCTCGGCGCAGCAGTTGCTGCCTCTGATCGACCGCGACAGCCGCGCGGCGTTGTGGGTGCTGGTGACCATCTACCGCCGTCTGCTGGAGCGCATCATCGCCGCGGACTATGATGTCTTCAGCGAGCGTGCCTCGGTGCCGACTGCGCAGAAGCTGACGATTCTCGCGCAGGGAGTTCTGCTGTCCTTCAGGAACCGAATCTTCGGATGA
- a CDS encoding DMT family transporter, which produces MKHTLSFRRYLILLAVMLTVSVGDTMLSHGMAQVGPVSAHHLGLLLVAMKNPWIIGGILLLIGYFASYLTALSWADLTFVLPSTAFSYVVIALLAKFWQHETISLYRWLGIMLIVCGVGFVANGPSLTEHPPKPSEKEMEEV; this is translated from the coding sequence ATGAAGCACACCCTCTCATTCCGGCGTTACCTGATCCTGCTCGCCGTGATGCTGACCGTATCGGTCGGCGACACGATGCTGTCGCATGGCATGGCGCAGGTTGGGCCCGTATCGGCGCATCATCTCGGACTGTTGCTCGTCGCAATGAAGAACCCCTGGATCATCGGTGGAATCCTTCTGCTCATCGGATACTTCGCAAGTTACCTTACCGCATTGAGCTGGGCCGACCTCACCTTCGTCCTCCCTTCCACCGCCTTCAGCTACGTAGTCATCGCGTTGCTGGCGAAGTTTTGGCAGCATGAGACGATCTCTCTTTATCGCTGGCTGGGAATCATGCTGATCGTCTGCGGTGTCGGGTTCGTCGCGAACGGGCCATCGCTCACCGAGCATCCGCCAAAGCCCTCAGAGAAAGAGATGGAGGAGGTATGA
- a CDS encoding TolC family protein: MKFSRTRSMTQRGRRRSMLRFPSFLLATAALFVPCVAAQAQISFSSAMDLALRSDPKIKAAEATVEKARAQLATTRDAFIPGVSVNGGYGTSTGVPLSVPVVFSLASQSQIFNFAQRDNSRAAAAGLQAALLAAEESRDQVTEDVAVTYLNLDNAQRRRGAMSQEYEFASNLTKIVQERLDAGRDTRIELLKAKRTAAQVHLQLLQIDDQIAGLSDHLSRLIGLPGNHLSSVTASIPTLPAISTLTGDAPDSYGIKAAEETARSKQFVAFGEARYRFRPQLSFGANYSRISTSQTNYVDYYPGFKQKSESAASIGIQITIPLYDRLHDDRARESAAEAKRAQFEAEGQRSQFLEGRARLQHSASELEARSDLAGIDRELAQEQLDIVLAQLSAEHGSVGGPLMTPKDEQNARLQERARAIDLLEAEFQLNQAQINLMRQTGQLESWVKHLEANSVAPAASTTIVPGSGSVTP, translated from the coding sequence ATGAAATTCAGCCGCACACGCAGCATGACACAGAGAGGCCGGCGACGATCGATGCTCCGCTTCCCATCATTTCTACTGGCCACCGCGGCTCTCTTTGTGCCGTGTGTCGCCGCGCAGGCGCAGATCTCTTTCTCTTCGGCCATGGACCTTGCGCTTCGGAGCGATCCAAAGATCAAAGCCGCCGAAGCGACCGTGGAGAAGGCCCGTGCCCAACTGGCCACCACGCGTGACGCCTTCATCCCGGGCGTCAGCGTGAATGGAGGATATGGAACCTCCACCGGAGTTCCGCTGAGCGTTCCCGTCGTCTTCAGCCTGGCGAGTCAATCGCAGATCTTCAACTTCGCCCAGCGCGACAATTCACGCGCAGCGGCGGCGGGACTGCAGGCTGCCCTGCTGGCAGCTGAAGAGTCTCGCGACCAGGTGACCGAGGATGTCGCCGTAACTTACCTGAACCTGGACAACGCGCAGCGCCGCCGGGGCGCGATGTCCCAGGAGTACGAGTTCGCCTCCAACCTCACCAAAATCGTGCAGGAGAGGCTGGATGCCGGCCGCGATACGCGAATCGAACTCTTGAAGGCGAAGCGCACCGCAGCCCAGGTCCACCTTCAGCTGCTCCAGATCGACGACCAAATCGCCGGTCTCTCCGACCACCTGTCTCGTCTCATCGGGCTTCCCGGAAATCATCTCAGCTCGGTAACAGCGTCGATTCCGACGCTTCCCGCGATCTCGACACTGACCGGCGATGCGCCGGACAGCTACGGCATAAAGGCCGCCGAGGAGACCGCGCGCAGTAAGCAGTTTGTGGCCTTCGGCGAAGCGCGATACCGCTTCCGTCCGCAGCTGAGCTTCGGAGCGAACTACAGCCGCATCAGCACCAGTCAGACGAACTACGTCGATTACTATCCCGGATTCAAGCAAAAGAGCGAAAGCGCTGCGTCCATCGGCATCCAGATCACGATCCCGCTCTACGACCGTCTCCATGACGACCGTGCCCGCGAGTCCGCCGCCGAAGCAAAGCGGGCGCAGTTCGAGGCGGAGGGGCAACGCAGCCAGTTCCTTGAGGGCCGCGCACGTCTGCAGCACAGCGCCAGCGAGCTTGAAGCGCGTAGCGATCTGGCCGGCATCGACCGCGAACTTGCGCAGGAGCAGCTTGATATTGTGCTGGCGCAGCTTTCGGCGGAGCACGGGAGTGTTGGAGGGCCGCTAATGACTCCCAAGGATGAACAGAACGCCCGCCTGCAGGAACGCGCTCGGGCGATCGATCTGCTTGAAGCGGAGTTCCAGCTGAACCAGGCGCAGATCAACCTGATGCGCCAGACCGGACAGCTTGAAAGCTGGGTGAAGCACCTGGAGGCGAATTCGGTTGCGCCAGCTGCGTCTACGACGATCGTGCCTGGTTCAGGCTCGGTCACGCCCTAA
- the hpnE gene encoding hydroxysqualene dehydroxylase HpnE gives MSGAIQRDVVVVGGGLAGTAAALALSQGGAGTSGNSITVLDRRPTLGGRAYSYPHPALEEVIDSQHVILGCCTNLIDLFEQAGAADTIRWYDELFFLEPNGNRTRLAPGSLPAPSHQTMSFLRAPMLGLGDKIGIARGLMEFLRGYPASDAESFAAWLKRTHQTERGIRHFWEPVVVGALNDGFDNCSTKYAGKVFHESFLRSPQAGRLGIPALPLSEWLAPLTDLAQSRGVDVRLKTGMTALEQIAGDRWRVTTDGADFETSNVILAVDFKQTQGILRGLPDGAPIASGFDHFIAAPITTIHLWYDREVIDVDHAVLLDTRIQWIFTKSRIRRWPASRGTYLELVISASWPELKMGREAILASALEELAMFFPAIKTARLVKSSVLKEARATFSVTPGLDHYRPTQKTQWPGLFLAGDWTATEWPSTMEGAIRGGRLAAGAIVGDAARYLSAELPATGLMPLLVR, from the coding sequence ATGAGCGGAGCGATTCAGCGTGACGTAGTCGTTGTCGGTGGTGGGCTTGCGGGAACTGCCGCTGCGCTTGCCCTGTCGCAAGGCGGAGCGGGCACCAGTGGCAACAGCATCACCGTGCTCGACCGGCGGCCGACGCTGGGCGGACGTGCCTACTCTTATCCGCATCCTGCGCTCGAAGAGGTTATCGATTCGCAGCACGTCATCCTGGGCTGTTGCACAAACTTGATTGATCTGTTCGAACAAGCTGGTGCGGCAGACACGATCCGCTGGTACGACGAACTCTTCTTCCTCGAGCCCAATGGCAATAGGACGCGGCTTGCACCTGGATCGCTGCCCGCGCCGTCGCATCAGACGATGAGCTTTCTGCGTGCCCCGATGCTTGGGCTTGGTGACAAGATAGGCATCGCACGTGGACTGATGGAGTTTTTGCGTGGCTATCCGGCCTCGGATGCAGAGAGCTTTGCGGCGTGGCTGAAACGAACGCATCAGACTGAGCGGGGGATTCGCCACTTCTGGGAGCCGGTCGTGGTTGGAGCCCTGAACGATGGCTTCGACAACTGCTCGACGAAGTATGCAGGCAAGGTCTTCCACGAATCGTTTCTACGGTCGCCGCAGGCCGGTCGCCTTGGGATTCCCGCGCTGCCGCTTAGCGAGTGGCTCGCGCCACTGACGGATCTGGCGCAATCGCGTGGTGTCGATGTGCGCCTGAAGACCGGCATGACAGCGCTTGAACAGATTGCCGGAGATCGCTGGCGCGTCACGACCGATGGCGCAGACTTCGAGACGAGTAACGTCATTCTGGCGGTGGACTTCAAGCAGACGCAGGGCATCCTGCGCGGACTGCCGGATGGCGCTCCCATCGCCTCTGGATTCGACCACTTTATCGCTGCGCCCATCACTACGATTCATCTCTGGTACGACCGTGAGGTGATCGATGTAGACCATGCCGTCCTGCTCGATACGCGTATTCAATGGATCTTCACCAAGTCACGAATACGTCGCTGGCCGGCTTCGCGCGGGACTTATCTTGAGCTGGTGATCAGCGCGTCTTGGCCGGAGTTGAAGATGGGGAGGGAAGCGATACTCGCATCCGCCCTTGAAGAGCTAGCAATGTTCTTTCCGGCGATTAAGACCGCACGGCTGGTGAAGTCGAGCGTGTTGAAAGAGGCTCGCGCAACGTTTTCGGTGACGCCAGGGCTTGATCATTACCGGCCCACGCAGAAGACGCAATGGCCAGGGCTCTTTCTTGCTGGAGACTGGACCGCGACCGAGTGGCCATCAACGATGGAGGGGGCTATACGGGGTGGGAGGCTCGCGGCCGGAGCGATTGTGGGGGATGCTGCTCGGTATCTTTCTGCAGAGCTTCCGGCTACGGGGTTGATGCCGCTGCTGGTTCGTTAG
- a CDS encoding EamA family transporter — protein MTTVGVAEKWALIGVVAVSAIAGDILTAGAMRRIGDLDLIRAKSGILGAVKAVVTNPMFLLGVCSMAVSFFSLLFTLSVVDVSLATPASAAITYIGNAFAAKFFLHENVDKRRWISAAFVTAGVVLLAK, from the coding sequence ATGACGACCGTCGGCGTGGCCGAGAAATGGGCTCTGATTGGCGTTGTCGCGGTCTCGGCGATTGCGGGAGATATCCTCACTGCGGGCGCGATGCGTCGCATTGGCGATCTCGACCTGATCCGGGCGAAATCGGGAATTTTGGGCGCGGTCAAGGCGGTCGTTACCAACCCAATGTTTCTGCTCGGTGTGTGTTCCATGGCTGTGAGTTTCTTCTCGCTGCTGTTCACCTTGAGTGTCGTCGATGTTTCGCTCGCGACCCCGGCAAGCGCGGCGATCACCTACATTGGCAACGCCTTCGCGGCGAAGTTCTTCCTGCACGAGAACGTCGACAAACGCCGCTGGATCTCCGCCGCGTTCGTCACCGCAGGCGTCGTTCTTCTAGCGAAGTAA
- a CDS encoding tetratricopeptide repeat protein produces MAYRLPTISLFAMFFLLRLTAVADVVHATTALNQGRVDEAALELRSDLKMHPHDAVLHQMLCRAFYSEELADRAIGECEAAVADTRSDDALLSENLMWLGRAYGLKASRANPISAFRIAKKVVASFERSTQVDAKNVSALSDLGEYYVGAPSIVGGGLDKADRLVLRMQPVSATKAHRLLAMIAEKRDDYETSEAEFKRAFEAQRTPQTLIDVAGFYQRRKQCDEAVSTVRTLVRMDRAKDSAIVDAASVLTACNREPQLARELLSSYLTSPARSDNAPAARVHVQLGDLIAKSGDSEGARREYEAALALASEYAPARKALQAR; encoded by the coding sequence ATGGCTTACCGGCTCCCCACGATTTCGCTGTTCGCGATGTTCTTTCTCCTCCGTCTCACCGCGGTAGCGGATGTCGTCCACGCGACGACAGCCTTGAATCAAGGCCGGGTCGACGAAGCGGCATTGGAACTCCGGAGTGATCTCAAGATGCATCCTCACGACGCCGTACTTCACCAGATGTTGTGCAGAGCGTTTTACTCGGAGGAGCTTGCCGACCGTGCTATCGGAGAGTGCGAGGCTGCTGTCGCCGACACGCGTTCTGACGACGCGTTATTAAGCGAGAACCTGATGTGGCTTGGGCGAGCCTACGGTCTCAAGGCTTCACGCGCGAATCCGATCTCCGCATTCCGTATCGCCAAGAAGGTAGTAGCATCGTTTGAGCGCTCAACCCAGGTTGACGCGAAGAATGTCTCCGCCCTCAGCGATCTTGGAGAGTATTACGTTGGCGCGCCATCGATCGTTGGCGGCGGACTCGACAAGGCTGACCGCCTCGTCCTACGAATGCAGCCCGTCTCCGCAACCAAGGCCCACAGGCTGCTGGCGATGATCGCCGAGAAGCGCGATGACTACGAAACGTCGGAGGCGGAGTTCAAGCGCGCCTTCGAAGCTCAGCGAACGCCTCAGACATTGATCGACGTTGCCGGCTTCTACCAGCGCCGCAAGCAGTGCGACGAGGCAGTATCGACGGTCAGGACGCTCGTGCGGATGGACCGGGCGAAAGACTCAGCCATCGTCGATGCGGCCAGCGTTCTCACCGCCTGTAATCGCGAGCCGCAACTGGCGCGGGAGTTACTTTCCAGCTACCTCACCTCACCGGCAAGATCCGACAACGCACCCGCAGCGCGGGTGCATGTGCAACTGGGCGATCTGATTGCCAAATCCGGTGATTCAGAAGGCGCGCGCCGCGAGTACGAGGCGGCACTTGCCCTTGCCTCCGAGTATGCTCCCGCTCGCAAAGCTCTGCAGGCACGCTAA
- a CDS encoding efflux RND transporter periplasmic adaptor subunit yields MPANEKTHRNSYVIWIVAAALLVAAILFIRWKTKDRVVIRASTVSRQSLESSTSTNGKVEPIHEYQAHAAFPGVVKRLYVQVGDKVPAGALLVTMDDTDIRSRLAGAAVSISTAKIGLDATQHNGTQEERLALSGDLERARSQKQQAATELAALQQLQQKGAASAAEVAAAQQRLQAATSTLDGLQARSERRYSPSELERAQQQLVNAQADQAAAERSYALANIRAPFAGTVYSVPVAEYDYVPAGEDLLDIADLNQIQVRAYFDEPEIGKLAIGQKVTIVWPAKPLKTWHGHIDQVPSTVITYGTRNVGECLITVDDAQGDLLPNTNVTVTVTTSHSSDVLSIPREALHTDGPRDYVFRVVNNKLVRTAVQIGVVNLTRVEIISGLSDKDVVALSATSDSELSNGLPVKIVE; encoded by the coding sequence ATGCCTGCAAACGAAAAGACGCACCGCAACTCCTATGTAATTTGGATCGTCGCAGCTGCCCTGCTCGTAGCGGCGATTCTCTTCATTCGCTGGAAGACGAAGGATCGCGTTGTCATCCGCGCGTCGACGGTGAGCCGCCAGAGCCTTGAGAGCTCGACCTCTACGAACGGCAAGGTGGAGCCGATCCACGAGTACCAGGCCCACGCCGCCTTTCCGGGAGTAGTGAAGCGGCTGTACGTGCAGGTTGGTGACAAAGTCCCAGCCGGCGCTCTCCTCGTGACGATGGATGACACCGATATCCGGTCACGTCTGGCCGGCGCGGCGGTATCGATCAGTACGGCGAAGATTGGGCTCGACGCAACGCAACATAATGGGACGCAGGAAGAACGTCTCGCCTTATCCGGCGACCTGGAGCGTGCAAGGTCTCAGAAGCAGCAGGCGGCTACTGAGCTTGCGGCGCTACAGCAGCTACAACAGAAGGGCGCAGCCTCTGCGGCGGAAGTAGCCGCCGCGCAACAGCGCCTGCAGGCGGCAACAAGCACTCTTGATGGCCTTCAGGCGCGCAGCGAACGCCGCTACAGCCCTTCAGAGCTCGAGCGAGCGCAGCAACAGCTTGTGAATGCTCAGGCGGACCAGGCTGCGGCGGAACGCAGCTACGCTCTGGCGAATATCCGCGCGCCTTTTGCGGGCACCGTCTACTCCGTGCCCGTGGCCGAGTACGACTATGTTCCCGCAGGTGAGGACCTCCTCGACATCGCCGACCTCAACCAGATCCAGGTTCGCGCCTACTTTGACGAGCCGGAGATCGGTAAGCTCGCCATCGGTCAGAAGGTAACGATTGTATGGCCCGCCAAGCCGCTGAAGACCTGGCATGGCCATATCGACCAGGTTCCTTCTACGGTCATCACCTACGGCACGCGTAACGTCGGCGAGTGCCTGATTACCGTCGACGATGCGCAGGGTGACCTACTGCCGAACACAAATGTCACCGTGACTGTGACGACTTCCCACAGCAGCGACGTGTTGAGCATCCCCCGTGAGGCTCTGCATACCGATGGGCCGCGAGACTATGTCTTTCGTGTCGTCAACAACAAACTGGTGCGCACAGCAGTCCAGATTGGAGTCGTCAACCTGACCCGGGTTGAGATCATCTCCGGTCTGAGCGATAAGGATGTCGTTGCTCTCAGTGCCACCAGCGACAGCGAACTCTCCAACGGCTTGCCCGTAAAAATCGTCGAATAA
- a CDS encoding zinc-dependent alcohol dehydrogenase yields the protein MLAAVLYGKEDLRLERVPVPLPEEGEIVVRVGAALTCGTDLKVYRRGYHAMMLQPPIPFGHELAGTVSAVGEGVTRFSIGDRVVALNSAPCDVCFFCEHDQQNLCEDLLFNNGAYAEYIRVPARIVEKNTLRIPEGVAFEHAALTEPLACVVRGLEETMARPGDTMVVVGAGPIGLMFMHAAELAGINVIAVVKREDQIASAKLFGASQVVQIHDRIDTVAATRALTPQQRGGDSVIEAVATPMTWGWAVDMVRKGGTVNFFGGPPSGTRVTLDTNRLHYGDITLKASFHHTPAACQTAFELITSGRFKASEYITGRASLADVPQLFHKMLTRSRGASRLEIKTAIFPGSELLESPARAESVLVGAAR from the coding sequence ATGCTCGCAGCGGTGCTGTATGGCAAGGAAGATCTCCGGTTGGAACGGGTTCCCGTTCCGTTGCCGGAGGAGGGAGAGATCGTAGTCCGTGTCGGGGCGGCGCTGACCTGCGGTACGGACCTGAAGGTCTATCGTCGCGGTTACCACGCGATGATGCTGCAGCCGCCCATTCCCTTCGGTCACGAGCTGGCCGGAACGGTCTCCGCCGTTGGAGAGGGCGTTACACGATTTTCTATAGGCGACCGTGTCGTCGCGTTGAACTCCGCGCCTTGTGACGTGTGTTTCTTCTGCGAGCACGACCAGCAGAATCTCTGCGAGGACCTGCTGTTCAATAACGGTGCCTACGCGGAGTACATCCGGGTTCCTGCGAGGATCGTCGAGAAGAACACACTACGTATTCCCGAGGGAGTTGCCTTTGAGCACGCCGCTCTGACCGAGCCTTTGGCCTGCGTGGTTCGCGGCCTGGAGGAGACCATGGCGCGGCCCGGTGACACGATGGTGGTCGTAGGTGCAGGGCCTATCGGGCTGATGTTCATGCACGCGGCAGAACTGGCGGGCATCAACGTAATTGCCGTGGTCAAGCGAGAAGACCAGATCGCATCGGCGAAGCTCTTTGGGGCCTCTCAGGTGGTGCAGATCCACGATCGGATCGATACGGTTGCCGCCACACGTGCGTTGACTCCGCAGCAGCGCGGCGGGGACTCCGTGATTGAAGCGGTCGCCACTCCCATGACGTGGGGATGGGCCGTCGATATGGTACGCAAGGGCGGGACCGTGAACTTCTTCGGCGGGCCACCTTCAGGGACGCGCGTCACGCTCGATACGAACCGCCTGCACTACGGCGACATCACGCTGAAGGCCAGCTTCCATCACACCCCAGCCGCCTGCCAGACAGCGTTCGAACTCATCACAAGCGGTCGCTTCAAAGCGTCGGAGTATATTACGGGCCGGGCGTCGCTTGCTGACGTCCCGCAGCTCTTCCACAAGATGCTGACTCGCTCCCGCGGAGCGTCACGGCTGGAGATCAAGACGGCGATCTTCCCTGGCAGCGAACTATTAGAGAGCCCCGCACGGGCTGAGTCGGTACTGGTGGGAGCCGCACGATGA
- the hpnJ gene encoding hopanoid biosynthesis associated radical SAM protein HpnJ, translating to MKPLKTLFLNPPSFEKFDGGASSRWPATREIESYWYPVWLTYPAGMLEGSRLVDAPPHHLSWQDVVEILKDYEFLVLFTSTMGWEGDQKMAEVIKQTYPSIKIAFVGPPVTTSPDKALNECPAIDFICRREFDFSVVEFANHKPLAEILGVSYKENGVIQHNADRPQVTPEELDEMPWATEIYHRDLDVTKYSVPFLLHPYVSLYSTRGCPAQCTFCLWPQTLSGHAWRKRSTDDVAAEMKQAKELFPHVKEFFFDDDTFNIQRARTVELCEKLKPLGLTWSCTSRVTTDYETLKAMKEAGCRLLIVGYESGDEQILKNIKKGATVQRALDFTRDCHKLGLVIHGDFILGLPGETKESIRNTIEFAKQLDCETIQVSIAHAFPGTEFFDYAKANNFITNEAMSDDGGHQMAHIEYPGLPVEYVMEMVHKFYDEYYFRPKAAFRVVWQAIVNRDVPRLYTEAVSFMKLRSQRNKAARAAKEANAVKAQESVSMNA from the coding sequence ATGAAGCCACTTAAGACACTCTTTCTGAACCCGCCTTCCTTTGAGAAATTTGATGGTGGAGCCAGCTCCCGCTGGCCCGCGACACGTGAGATCGAATCCTACTGGTACCCGGTATGGCTCACCTATCCCGCCGGCATGCTCGAAGGCTCTCGCCTCGTCGACGCTCCGCCGCACCACCTCAGCTGGCAGGATGTGGTCGAAATCCTTAAGGACTACGAGTTCCTCGTCCTCTTCACCAGCACGATGGGCTGGGAGGGCGACCAGAAGATGGCCGAGGTCATCAAGCAAACCTATCCGTCGATCAAGATTGCCTTCGTCGGACCTCCGGTGACCACCTCACCAGACAAGGCGCTGAATGAGTGCCCGGCAATCGACTTTATCTGCCGCCGCGAGTTCGACTTCTCCGTCGTGGAGTTCGCGAATCACAAGCCTCTTGCAGAGATCCTTGGCGTCAGCTACAAGGAAAACGGTGTCATCCAGCACAACGCAGATCGTCCGCAGGTCACTCCGGAAGAGCTGGACGAGATGCCCTGGGCGACCGAGATCTACCATCGCGATCTCGATGTCACCAAGTACTCGGTTCCCTTCCTGCTACACCCTTATGTGTCTCTCTACTCGACACGCGGCTGCCCGGCTCAGTGCACCTTCTGCCTGTGGCCGCAGACGCTCTCGGGCCACGCCTGGCGCAAGCGGTCTACAGATGATGTCGCTGCAGAGATGAAGCAGGCGAAGGAACTCTTCCCGCACGTAAAAGAGTTCTTCTTCGACGATGACACCTTCAATATCCAGCGCGCCCGCACGGTCGAGCTGTGCGAGAAGCTGAAGCCGCTTGGCTTGACGTGGTCCTGCACCTCGCGCGTCACCACGGACTACGAGACCCTGAAGGCAATGAAGGAAGCGGGCTGCCGCCTGCTGATCGTCGGCTACGAGTCCGGCGACGAGCAGATCCTGAAGAACATCAAGAAGGGTGCGACCGTTCAGCGCGCGCTCGACTTCACCCGTGACTGCCACAAACTCGGCCTGGTCATCCACGGCGACTTCATCCTCGGCCTGCCCGGAGAGACGAAGGAGTCGATCCGCAACACGATCGAGTTCGCGAAACAGCTCGATTGCGAGACGATCCAGGTCTCGATTGCGCACGCCTTCCCTGGTACGGAGTTCTTCGACTACGCGAAGGCCAACAACTTCATTACCAACGAAGCGATGAGCGACGATGGCGGCCACCAGATGGCGCACATCGAATACCCTGGCCTTCCCGTCGAGTACGTGATGGAGATGGTGCACAAGTTCTACGACGAGTACTACTTCCGCCCCAAGGCGGCCTTCCGCGTGGTGTGGCAGGCGATCGTCAACCGCGATGTGCCCCGCCTCTACACCGAGGCCGTTAGCTTCATGAAGCTCCGCTCGCAGCGCAACAAGGCTGCCCGCGCTGCGAAGGAAGCCAACGCAGTGAAGGCTCAGGAATCGGTCAGCATGAACGCGTAG
- the hpnC gene encoding squalene synthase HpnC — MSSPAELAVSVHGNLEGASPQYLMPAVRPTLTEAKLWCRNLATTHYENFHVATWFLPKAVRPHFESVYAYCRVSDDLGDEVADPQTALRLLDEWGALLDECYDAPAQSRHPVFVALHETIVEHNLPRHLFHDLLAAFRLDQTKTRYESLAELNAYSHDSANPVGRLVLLISGHREESLALLSDKICTALQLANFWQDVVEDWERGRRYLPANLMTQFGVTDDDIAARRFTPHFRALMQHLVTYTREMLLEGSAISQHVDRELATTLDLFRKGGESILDAIAAQDFNTLKSRPEVSKSRKLQLLAGAVWGKLLGARS; from the coding sequence ATGAGCTCGCCGGCAGAGCTAGCCGTTTCCGTACATGGCAATCTTGAAGGCGCTTCGCCGCAGTACCTCATGCCCGCTGTGCGGCCTACGCTGACTGAGGCGAAGCTGTGGTGCCGCAATCTAGCTACTACGCACTACGAAAACTTCCACGTTGCGACGTGGTTCCTGCCCAAGGCAGTGCGTCCACACTTCGAGAGTGTTTACGCGTACTGCCGCGTATCAGACGATCTTGGTGATGAGGTCGCCGATCCGCAGACCGCACTTCGCCTCCTCGATGAGTGGGGAGCTCTGCTCGACGAGTGCTACGACGCGCCTGCACAATCGCGGCACCCAGTCTTTGTCGCGCTGCATGAGACCATCGTGGAACACAACCTGCCGCGTCATCTCTTTCACGATCTGCTGGCCGCCTTTCGGCTCGACCAGACGAAGACGCGCTACGAGTCGCTTGCCGAGCTGAATGCGTACTCGCATGACTCGGCAAATCCCGTGGGAAGACTCGTCCTGCTGATCTCCGGCCACCGCGAAGAGTCGCTCGCTCTGCTCTCCGATAAGATCTGTACCGCGCTGCAACTCGCAAACTTCTGGCAGGATGTGGTCGAGGACTGGGAGCGTGGCCGTCGCTATCTGCCTGCCAATCTGATGACGCAGTTTGGCGTAACCGACGACGATATTGCTGCACGCCGGTTTACGCCGCATTTTCGAGCGCTGATGCAGCATCTCGTTACGTACACACGAGAGATGCTGCTCGAGGGAAGCGCGATCAGCCAGCATGTTGATCGCGAGCTTGCGACCACTCTGGATCTCTTCCGCAAAGGCGGCGAGTCTATCCTGGACGCGATCGCCGCGCAGGACTTCAACACGTTGAAGAGCCGCCCGGAGGTCTCGAAATCACGCAAGCTTCAACTGCTCGCAGGGGCGGTCTGGGGCAAGCTGCTTGGAGCGAGATCGTGA